One window of the Chryseotalea sp. WA131a genome contains the following:
- the purT gene encoding formate-dependent phosphoribosylglycinamide formyltransferase — protein sequence MQQVNQIGTPLTSNAIKVMMLGSGELGKEVVIEFQRYGVEVIAVDRYDHAPAMQVAHRSYTISMLDGTALRAVIEKEKPTYIVPEVEAISTATLIELEKEGFRVIPTANATKLTMNREGIRTLAAETLQLKTSPYRFAETFDEFKSAIQAIGIPCVVKPIMSSSGKGQSVVKSAADIENAWRYGQEGGRTEGGRMIIEGFIDFDYEITLLTIRHKKGVSFCEPIGHRQEHGDYQESWQPHPMPAKALQEAQTIAKKVVDALGGVGIFGVEFFVKGETVYFSELSPRPHDTGMVTMISQDLSEFALHVRAILGLPIPVIQQLGPSASSVILVKGQSKNISYSGLEEALAEPDTQLRLFGKPEVNGERRMGVCLAKGATIEEARRKANGSAQKIRFELK from the coding sequence ATGCAGCAAGTAAATCAAATAGGCACGCCCCTCACTTCTAATGCCATCAAAGTAATGATGCTCGGCTCGGGCGAGTTAGGCAAAGAAGTAGTGATTGAATTTCAGCGCTATGGGGTAGAGGTAATTGCTGTTGACCGCTATGACCATGCACCTGCCATGCAAGTCGCGCATCGGTCGTACACCATTTCTATGCTGGATGGCACGGCTCTTCGAGCGGTGATCGAAAAAGAAAAACCCACATACATCGTGCCCGAAGTAGAAGCCATTTCTACCGCCACGTTGATTGAACTTGAGAAAGAAGGCTTTCGCGTGATTCCCACAGCCAACGCAACAAAATTGACTATGAATCGCGAAGGCATCCGCACATTGGCAGCAGAAACACTGCAACTCAAAACGTCACCTTACCGATTTGCCGAAACGTTTGATGAATTCAAATCTGCTATCCAAGCGATCGGCATACCTTGCGTGGTGAAACCAATCATGAGCTCATCGGGCAAAGGGCAGAGCGTGGTAAAGTCGGCTGCCGATATTGAAAATGCGTGGCGCTACGGGCAAGAAGGAGGCAGGACTGAAGGCGGACGTATGATCATAGAAGGCTTTATCGATTTTGACTACGAGATCACCTTGCTTACCATTCGTCATAAAAAGGGCGTATCATTTTGCGAGCCAATCGGTCACCGGCAAGAGCATGGCGACTATCAAGAATCGTGGCAGCCTCACCCCATGCCGGCCAAGGCATTGCAAGAAGCGCAGACCATCGCAAAAAAAGTTGTCGATGCGCTAGGTGGCGTGGGCATTTTTGGTGTGGAATTTTTTGTGAAAGGCGAGACGGTTTATTTTAGCGAACTATCGCCTCGCCCACATGATACAGGCATGGTCACCATGATTTCGCAAGATCTCTCCGAATTTGCGTTGCACGTGCGCGCGATTTTAGGTTTACCCATCCCCGTCATCCAACAATTGGGACCGTCTGCCTCGTCTGTAATCTTAGTGAAAGGCCAATCGAAAAATATTTCTTATTCTGGATTGGAAGAGGCGTTGGCTGAACCGGACACACAATTAAGATTGTTCGGCAAACCAGAAGTGAATGGCGAGCGCAGGATGGGCGTTTGTTTGGCCAAAGGTGCAACCATTGAAGAGGCTAGAAGGAAGGCGAATGGATCTGCACAGAAGATTCGATTTGAACTAAAATAG
- a CDS encoding ABC transporter ATP-binding protein, translating into MDSNIVLQANHINKSFHDPVTISVLKDITFSIDKGDFVSIIGKSGCGKSTLLYILSTMDTDYEGELLLSGEQMHSKTEKELARVRNEQIGFVFQFHYLLNEFTVLENVMLPGLKLNKLPEEQVRLKALEKLKRLDIEKLGDKKANQLSGGEKQRVAIARALINSPRIIMGDEPTGNLDKKNSEIVFTIFKELAEVDKQSLLIVTHDTEFAKRTHRTIEMEDGRIIKQ; encoded by the coding sequence ATGGACTCGAACATCGTTCTTCAGGCCAATCACATCAACAAAAGTTTTCACGACCCTGTTACCATCAGCGTACTAAAAGACATTACGTTCTCAATAGATAAAGGTGATTTTGTTTCCATCATTGGGAAATCTGGTTGTGGGAAATCTACGCTGCTCTATATACTTTCCACAATGGACACTGACTATGAAGGTGAATTGCTATTAAGTGGAGAGCAAATGCACAGCAAAACAGAAAAGGAGTTAGCGCGTGTACGCAACGAGCAGATTGGATTTGTTTTTCAGTTCCATTATCTATTAAACGAATTTACAGTTTTAGAAAACGTCATGCTACCTGGTTTGAAATTAAACAAATTACCAGAAGAACAAGTAAGGCTAAAGGCCTTAGAAAAGTTAAAGCGATTGGACATCGAAAAATTGGGCGATAAGAAAGCAAACCAATTGTCGGGTGGAGAAAAGCAACGAGTGGCTATTGCCCGGGCATTGATCAATAGCCCACGCATTATTATGGGTGATGAACCTACTGGTAATCTTGATAAAAAGAACAGCGAGATTGTTTTTACAATTTTCAAAGAACTAGCAGAGGTAGATAAACAATCCCTCCTAATTGTTACCCACGATACTGAATTTGCTAAACGAACCCACCGCACTATAGAAATGGAAGACGGGAGAATTATCAAACAATAG
- a CDS encoding efflux RND transporter periplasmic adaptor subunit, with protein sequence MKINIFSLVILVASCKGGSEKTKPTIEAISESVYASGVVKSKNQYQVYSTVNGLIEEIFVTEGDSVKIGTPLMSVVNEPSRLNAQNAKLAADYADLHTNADKLKEAKIAIDLAFSKKENDSLLLFRQENLWAQNVGTLVELEQRKLTYKTSKTNYETAYLSYRNLIKQLEFTASQSKTNLKITNAIAGDYIIKSEVNGKVFKILKEKGEFTNTINPVAVVGDATDFLIELKVDEYDVARIRENQKILLTMDSYKGKVFQAKVATIEPLMNEQSRSFTVNSIFITKPSVLYPNLSVEANIVIQSKEKAMTIPRSYLMGDSLVLVNKNEKRKVVIGLKDYQKVEIKSGLKASDVIYKPAL encoded by the coding sequence ATGAAAATCAATATCTTTTCGTTAGTCATACTAGTAGCTTCCTGTAAAGGAGGTTCGGAAAAAACCAAACCAACTATTGAAGCCATCTCAGAATCCGTTTATGCCTCCGGAGTGGTTAAAAGCAAAAATCAATATCAAGTCTACTCAACTGTAAACGGCTTGATTGAAGAAATATTTGTTACGGAAGGCGATTCCGTAAAAATTGGCACACCGTTGATGAGCGTTGTAAACGAGCCATCCAGGCTAAATGCACAAAACGCTAAACTTGCCGCTGACTATGCAGACTTGCATACCAATGCTGACAAATTGAAAGAAGCAAAAATTGCTATTGATCTTGCATTTAGCAAAAAGGAAAATGATTCGCTCCTTTTATTTCGTCAAGAAAACTTATGGGCGCAAAATGTAGGCACACTGGTTGAGTTAGAACAACGTAAGCTTACCTATAAAACCTCCAAGACGAATTATGAAACGGCCTATCTCAGCTATCGAAATTTAATAAAGCAGCTTGAATTCACTGCCAGTCAATCAAAGACAAACCTGAAAATCACCAATGCTATTGCGGGCGACTATATTATTAAAAGTGAAGTTAATGGTAAGGTTTTTAAAATTCTGAAAGAAAAGGGCGAATTCACAAATACAATAAATCCGGTGGCAGTAGTGGGCGATGCTACTGATTTTTTGATTGAATTGAAAGTAGATGAGTATGATGTGGCACGTATTCGCGAAAACCAAAAAATCTTGCTCACCATGGATAGTTACAAAGGCAAAGTTTTTCAAGCGAAAGTAGCAACCATAGAGCCGCTAATGAACGAACAATCCAGATCGTTTACAGTCAATTCGATTTTTATAACAAAGCCATCCGTACTTTACCCAAACCTTTCGGTGGAAGCAAACATTGTCATTCAATCCAAAGAAAAGGCTATGACGATTCCAAGAAGTTATTTGATGGGAGATTCTTTGGTACTTGTAAACAAAAATGAAAAAAGAAAGGTAGTGATCGGCCTGAAGGATTATCAAAAGGTAGAGATAAAATCTGGATTAAAAGCAAGCGATGTAATCTATAAACCAGCTTTATGA
- a CDS encoding cation-translocating P-type ATPase, with protein MPTNHFNIQGLTADQVLESRKKFGLNKAEYKKENRFLSALAKYAKDPMIILLLVASSIYFISGKTTDGIFLASAIVLVSLISSFQDSRSRNALEKLKDFTQPKCKVIRNGKTEEIKSEELVVGDSLVVEEGSAIAADGLIVHANDFSANESILTGEALSVHKDETAENKLIYQGTTVASGLAIATITAIGSQTKLGKIGKSLEEIKEEKTPLELQINNFVKKMAIVGGAIFLIVWAINYFHSYNVLGSLLQALTLAMSILPEEIPIAFTTFMALGAWRMMKMGIVVKQMKTVETLGSASVICTDKTGTITENKMSLAKLFVLSTNSISNPEEKFNDDDRALIRLAMWASEPIPFDPMEVAIHQAYTTSMAADERPHYKMVHEYPLGGKPPMMTHIFENDSSNRIIAAKGAPEALMALSKLTVIQKQQIEEAIKTLASDGYRLLAVGEANLKDNNFPNAQQEFQFAFKGLVAFSDPPKKNIKAVLENFYKAGIAVKIITGDNSATTLAIAKQVEFKGFEKSITGDELIKLPESELQEVVLSTSVFVRMFPDAKLKIINALKAKNQIVAMTGDGVNDGPALKAAHIGIAMGKKGTEIAKQAASLVLLEDDLSKMVDAVAMGRKIYGNLKKAIQFVISIHIPIILTVFIPLALGWIYPNIFSPIHIIFLELIMGPTCSIIYENEPMEKNTMVQKPRPFTTTFFSWKELTTSIIQGLVITLGTLFIYQYAVNQGYSEPHTRTMVFAALVTANIFLTLVNRSFYYSISATMKYKNNLVPLIIGVTILLTALLLYVKPLTKFFEFEQLNLSQLGMSIVVGFVSVVWFELVKWRKRKTKPI; from the coding sequence ATGCCAACAAATCATTTCAATATACAAGGCCTAACGGCAGACCAAGTTCTTGAGTCGAGAAAGAAATTTGGCCTCAACAAAGCAGAGTATAAAAAAGAAAATAGATTTCTTAGTGCTTTGGCTAAGTATGCGAAGGACCCAATGATTATTCTGTTATTGGTGGCCTCTTCCATTTACTTCATCAGCGGAAAAACTACCGATGGGATCTTCCTCGCCTCTGCGATCGTACTGGTTTCACTCATTTCCTCTTTTCAAGATTCCAGAAGTAGAAATGCATTAGAGAAATTGAAAGACTTTACCCAACCCAAGTGTAAAGTCATTCGCAATGGAAAAACAGAAGAGATAAAGAGTGAAGAACTAGTAGTGGGCGATAGTTTAGTCGTTGAAGAAGGATCAGCTATCGCTGCAGATGGATTAATTGTGCACGCCAATGATTTTTCGGCAAATGAGTCTATACTGACGGGTGAAGCATTATCTGTCCACAAAGACGAAACAGCAGAAAACAAGTTAATCTATCAAGGAACAACGGTGGCTAGTGGGTTAGCGATTGCCACCATCACCGCTATCGGTAGCCAAACTAAGCTAGGTAAAATAGGAAAAAGTTTGGAGGAAATAAAGGAAGAGAAGACGCCTCTTGAATTGCAAATAAACAATTTCGTAAAGAAGATGGCCATTGTTGGTGGTGCTATCTTCCTTATCGTTTGGGCAATAAACTACTTCCATTCCTACAATGTACTGGGTAGCTTGTTACAAGCGCTTACGTTAGCCATGAGTATTTTACCTGAGGAAATTCCAATTGCGTTCACCACATTTATGGCACTGGGTGCATGGCGAATGATGAAGATGGGCATTGTGGTAAAGCAAATGAAAACAGTGGAGACCTTGGGCAGTGCTTCGGTTATCTGTACGGACAAAACAGGTACGATAACCGAGAATAAAATGAGCCTAGCAAAACTCTTTGTGCTCTCTACCAATTCCATTTCGAATCCAGAAGAAAAATTCAATGACGATGATAGAGCACTCATCCGCTTGGCCATGTGGGCGAGTGAACCGATTCCATTTGACCCGATGGAGGTAGCCATTCATCAAGCATACACAACCTCAATGGCTGCAGATGAAAGGCCTCATTATAAAATGGTTCATGAATATCCGTTAGGAGGAAAACCTCCGATGATGACACACATTTTTGAAAATGACTCGAGCAACCGCATTATTGCTGCCAAGGGTGCACCGGAGGCATTAATGGCGTTATCCAAACTTACTGTAATTCAGAAACAACAGATTGAAGAAGCCATAAAAACACTGGCCAGCGATGGATACCGATTATTAGCGGTTGGAGAAGCAAATCTTAAGGATAACAATTTTCCTAATGCTCAACAAGAATTTCAATTTGCATTCAAGGGTCTTGTGGCATTTTCTGATCCGCCAAAGAAAAATATTAAGGCCGTGCTAGAAAATTTCTATAAAGCTGGCATTGCCGTAAAAATTATTACAGGCGATAATTCAGCCACCACATTGGCCATTGCAAAACAAGTTGAATTTAAAGGCTTTGAAAAGAGCATTACAGGCGATGAACTCATAAAATTGCCAGAGTCTGAATTACAAGAAGTAGTTTTAAGTACGAGCGTATTTGTGCGGATGTTTCCTGACGCAAAACTTAAGATCATTAATGCGCTGAAAGCAAAAAATCAAATTGTGGCCATGACAGGTGATGGTGTCAATGATGGCCCCGCACTAAAGGCCGCACATATTGGCATAGCGATGGGAAAAAAAGGAACGGAGATTGCCAAACAAGCCGCTTCGTTGGTTCTCTTAGAAGATGACCTCTCTAAAATGGTTGATGCCGTGGCGATGGGTAGAAAAATCTATGGCAATCTCAAAAAAGCCATTCAATTTGTTATTTCCATTCATATACCCATCATTCTTACCGTTTTTATTCCGTTGGCATTGGGATGGATTTATCCCAATATATTTTCGCCTATCCATATTATCTTTTTAGAGCTGATCATGGGACCTACCTGCTCTATTATTTATGAAAACGAACCCATGGAGAAAAATACCATGGTTCAAAAACCGAGGCCCTTCACCACTACATTTTTCAGTTGGAAAGAATTAACTACCAGCATCATTCAAGGATTGGTGATAACCTTAGGAACATTGTTCATCTATCAATACGCGGTGAACCAGGGATATAGTGAGCCGCACACAAGGACAATGGTTTTTGCTGCGTTAGTGACGGCCAATATATTTTTAACATTGGTCAACCGCTCATTTTACTATTCAATTAGTGCTACGATGAAATACAAAAACAATCTAGTTCCATTGATCATCGGTGTAACCATTTTATTGACTGCCCTTTTACTGTACGTAAAACCTTTGACCAAATTCTTTGAATTTGAACAACTGAATTTGTCGCAGCTAGGTATGAGCATAGTAGTTGGGTTTGTATCGGTAGTGTGGTTTGAGTTGGTGAAGTGGAGAAAAAGAAAAACAAAGCCGATATAA
- a CDS encoding CsbD family protein produces MNTTEVKGNWNEQKGKLKKKFAMLTDNDLMFAEGKKEEMMGKLQVKLGKTKDELHKIISAL; encoded by the coding sequence ATGAACACAACAGAAGTGAAAGGAAACTGGAACGAACAGAAAGGAAAACTTAAAAAAAAGTTTGCCATGCTGACTGACAACGACTTAATGTTTGCCGAAGGCAAAAAAGAAGAAATGATGGGAAAGCTTCAAGTAAAACTGGGAAAAACAAAAGACGAATTGCATAAAATAATTTCCGCATTATAG
- a CDS encoding ABC transporter permease — MNIRLIFRIAQSLLLARWKQTLVAAIGVTFSITMFIALLSFMTGLNDLLDGLILNRTAHIRLFNEIKPNIHQPINYFSEFKKSHNFIRSIKSGSSREEIYNSGAIIQALRKDGRVTGIAPKITAQVFFNDGAIDITGVVNGIDAESESNLFHFSDYVTTGKPLDIQNVSNSLILGKGLADKLLANIGDVVQVTTVKQERFSLKVVGFFESGLKDLDKVQSYASIGTTQKILGKPNNYITDISIKLTDMSEAPQIAKEYMQLFQTDAEDIQTANAQFETGSFVRSLISYAVGITLLVVAGFGIYNILNMMIYEKMDSIAILKATGFSGKDVNRIFLVIALSIGVFGGVLGLLFGFLVSFGIDQIPFNTASLPTIKTYPINYSPVFYLIGSSFSLVTTYLAGWAPARKASKVDPVVIIRGK, encoded by the coding sequence ATGAACATCCGCCTGATTTTTAGAATTGCTCAATCACTTCTGCTGGCCAGATGGAAACAAACTCTCGTGGCCGCCATTGGTGTTACCTTCAGCATCACCATGTTCATTGCGCTCTTAAGTTTTATGACTGGGCTCAATGACTTATTGGATGGGTTGATACTGAACCGCACGGCTCACATCCGATTATTCAATGAGATAAAGCCCAACATCCATCAACCGATCAATTACTTTAGTGAATTCAAAAAAAGCCACAATTTTATCAGGTCGATAAAGTCCGGCAGTAGCCGTGAAGAAATCTATAATAGCGGAGCCATTATTCAAGCCTTAAGAAAGGATGGCCGTGTAACAGGTATTGCTCCTAAAATTACGGCACAAGTTTTCTTTAATGACGGTGCCATTGATATTACGGGTGTTGTCAATGGCATTGACGCAGAATCCGAAAGTAACCTTTTTCATTTTAGTGATTATGTGACTACCGGCAAACCATTGGATATTCAGAATGTTTCCAATAGCCTCATCTTAGGAAAAGGATTGGCAGATAAACTATTGGCGAACATTGGAGACGTAGTGCAAGTAACCACGGTAAAGCAAGAGCGGTTTTCCTTAAAAGTTGTAGGTTTTTTTGAATCCGGTTTGAAAGATCTGGACAAAGTACAGAGCTATGCATCTATTGGCACTACACAAAAGATACTCGGTAAACCGAACAACTATATCACCGATATTTCAATTAAACTTACCGACATGAGTGAAGCTCCACAGATAGCGAAAGAGTACATGCAGTTGTTTCAAACAGATGCGGAAGATATACAAACAGCCAACGCTCAATTTGAAACAGGCTCTTTTGTAAGATCGCTTATTTCATATGCCGTTGGCATTACGCTCTTAGTGGTAGCTGGTTTTGGCATTTACAATATTTTAAATATGATGATCTATGAAAAGATGGACTCCATTGCCATCTTAAAAGCTACGGGGTTTTCTGGTAAAGATGTGAATAGAATTTTTTTGGTGATCGCACTCAGTATTGGTGTGTTTGGTGGAGTGCTAGGTCTACTCTTTGGTTTTTTGGTTTCCTTTGGTATTGATCAAATACCTTTTAATACGGCATCCCTCCCAACTATCAAAACGTATCCGATCAATTACAGCCCTGTGTTTTACTTGATTGGTTCTTCCTTTTCTCTAGTCACTACTTACTTGGCAGGTTGGGCACCTGCAAGAAAGGCTAGCAAGGTAGATCCAGTCGTTATTATTCGTGGTAAATAG
- a CDS encoding DUF4136 domain-containing protein → MKINNANFLPILVLLTVGCSERLRVRSDYDKDINLNLYKTYSWLPVKEIESKNNPLVYNELTDKRIKRAVDAQLKSKTIQNTKDAPDLRVHYHIVIDSKSMVRPSMYGYNYSQYWIRNQMDVYQYREGTLIIDLMDANNNNLIWRGWGTAILDNGDINLTEEKINDAVYKILKEFPPNKN, encoded by the coding sequence ATGAAGATTAATAATGCGAATTTCCTACCAATTTTAGTTCTACTGACTGTTGGTTGTAGCGAACGATTGAGGGTAAGGTCTGACTACGATAAAGACATTAATCTGAATCTGTATAAAACATATTCGTGGCTTCCTGTAAAGGAGATTGAATCAAAAAATAATCCGTTGGTGTATAACGAACTTACCGATAAGCGGATTAAAAGAGCAGTGGACGCGCAGTTGAAAAGTAAGACAATTCAAAACACCAAAGATGCGCCCGACTTGCGTGTTCACTACCACATTGTCATCGATAGTAAGTCGATGGTACGCCCATCTATGTATGGTTACAACTACAGTCAGTATTGGATTCGCAATCAGATGGATGTGTACCAATACCGAGAAGGGACCTTGATCATTGATTTGATGGATGCCAATAACAATAATCTTATTTGGCGAGGTTGGGGAACAGCCATATTGGACAATGGCGATATTAATCTTACAGAAGAAAAAATCAACGATGCCGTGTATAAAATTTTAAAAGAGTTTCCTCCTAACAAAAATTAA
- a CDS encoding heme-binding protein, whose amino-acid sequence MSTNKSESQKYDVLRTEKDFEIRFYPAVAMATITSSLKSHKELGNSGFKKLANYIFGGNKDGKQIAMTTPVRMKVSDSLSSMSFIMPAVDTKDSLPLPNDPAVKIDTAPDEYVAAIKFEGFASEKDIKFYTEKLENSLKEKGISYNGNFRFLGYNPPYQLMGRKNEIIVGIDWDMKK is encoded by the coding sequence ATGTCAACCAATAAATCGGAGTCACAAAAGTATGATGTATTGCGCACTGAAAAGGATTTTGAAATACGCTTCTACCCTGCTGTCGCTATGGCAACCATCACAAGCTCTTTAAAATCACATAAAGAGTTGGGCAACTCTGGATTTAAGAAACTAGCCAACTACATCTTTGGAGGCAATAAAGACGGAAAGCAAATCGCGATGACCACACCTGTTCGCATGAAGGTCTCGGATTCACTATCTTCTATGAGTTTTATCATGCCCGCGGTTGACACAAAAGATAGCTTGCCATTGCCCAATGACCCTGCGGTAAAGATTGACACGGCCCCGGATGAATATGTAGCGGCCATTAAATTTGAAGGCTTTGCCTCAGAAAAGGATATAAAGTTTTATACGGAAAAATTAGAAAACTCATTGAAGGAAAAAGGCATTTCTTACAATGGCAATTTTCGTTTTCTGGGGTACAATCCTCCTTATCAACTGATGGGAAGAAAAAATGAAATAATTGTTGGCATAGATTGGGATATGAAGAAATAG
- a CDS encoding four-helix bundle copper-binding protein has product MSHEKFKACIDACNDCAAACEHCATSCIHEKEVQILAKCVELDRYCADMCRMAAAFLARSDEHPLYFTKKFCKLCAEICTDCASECEKHTHMDHCKKCAEACLKCAAECDKM; this is encoded by the coding sequence ATGAGTCACGAAAAATTTAAAGCATGTATTGATGCCTGCAACGATTGTGCAGCAGCCTGTGAGCATTGCGCTACTTCTTGTATCCATGAAAAAGAGGTGCAAATATTAGCGAAATGCGTGGAGCTAGATCGCTACTGTGCTGATATGTGCCGTATGGCGGCAGCATTCTTGGCAAGGTCTGACGAACACCCACTCTATTTTACCAAGAAGTTTTGTAAGCTATGCGCAGAAATCTGTACCGATTGTGCATCAGAGTGTGAAAAACATACACACATGGATCATTGCAAAAAATGCGCGGAGGCTTGTCTTAAATGCGCGGCAGAGTGTGATAAAATGTAA
- a CDS encoding YceI family protein, with protein sequence MTKEIKWTVDQSHSEISFKVRHLMIASVKGSFKVFDANIFTTGKDFTTAEINLWIDVSSISTGDQKRDDHLKSSEFFDLERHKQITFTSSTIAKKGADGIHELWGELMMIGVTKNVKLEVEFGGIIKDPWGNERAGFTLTGKINRSDWGLNWNATIETGGMMVGEEVSIACEVELIHAITPKSSEGCEPIKHQEVTF encoded by the coding sequence ATGACAAAAGAAATTAAATGGACTGTTGACCAATCGCATAGCGAAATCTCATTTAAAGTGCGGCATCTGATGATTGCCTCTGTAAAAGGCTCGTTTAAAGTTTTTGATGCGAACATATTTACAACGGGCAAAGATTTCACAACGGCCGAAATCAATCTATGGATAGATGTATCCTCCATATCCACTGGCGACCAAAAGAGAGATGATCATTTAAAAAGTTCGGAGTTTTTTGATCTTGAGAGGCATAAGCAAATCACCTTTACGTCAAGCACAATTGCAAAAAAAGGGGCAGATGGCATCCATGAACTTTGGGGTGAACTCATGATGATTGGTGTAACCAAAAACGTAAAACTAGAGGTTGAATTTGGAGGGATCATAAAAGATCCTTGGGGAAATGAAAGGGCTGGTTTTACGCTAACAGGAAAAATCAACCGAAGTGATTGGGGTCTAAACTGGAACGCAACTATCGAAACGGGTGGAATGATGGTGGGCGAGGAAGTGTCAATCGCGTGTGAGGTGGAATTGATTCACGCCATCACTCCTAAATCAAGCGAGGGATGTGAACCAATAAAGCATCAAGAAGTCACTTTTTAA
- a CDS encoding metal-dependent hydrolase, whose product MDSLTHIALGALIGQAYAGKVMGKRAMLVGAVYQSLPDIDIIAGLFLSPTENILFHRGISHSFLFAVLMSLVIAYCAHRWRRIDNFGLTHWMMFIGLEIFTHLLIDSLNAYGIGWLEPFSNQRFSFNVIFVIDPLFSVGLGISCIALLILRGSHPNRKFWASGALLLSFFYLGFCIKNKLSINQQVESSLKNQKISYEGYITTPTALNNLLWYCVAKSDSGYYIGYRSILDHSAGIHFTYFDRKQWLLNGLLQNSEVKNLLQFSNGYYTAEKLSDGLIFNDLRFGRIGGWEKTSTRFTFHYYLEKPTENLLVVQRGRFAEWNWVSLKSLVKRMGGD is encoded by the coding sequence ATGGATTCATTGACGCACATAGCCCTTGGCGCATTAATAGGTCAAGCCTATGCCGGAAAGGTAATGGGCAAACGTGCTATGCTAGTGGGTGCCGTTTATCAAAGCCTGCCGGATATTGATATCATAGCTGGATTGTTTTTGTCTCCCACTGAGAATATTCTATTCCATCGGGGCATTAGTCATTCATTTCTCTTTGCTGTACTCATGTCGCTTGTTATCGCATATTGTGCCCACCGGTGGAGACGAATAGATAATTTTGGACTTACACATTGGATGATGTTTATCGGATTGGAAATATTTACACACTTATTGATTGACAGCTTGAATGCCTATGGCATTGGATGGCTGGAGCCGTTCAGTAACCAGCGCTTTTCGTTTAATGTAATCTTTGTTATTGATCCTCTTTTTTCCGTGGGATTGGGCATTTCATGTATTGCACTATTGATCTTGCGTGGCAGTCATCCCAACAGAAAATTTTGGGCAAGCGGGGCTTTGCTTTTGAGCTTCTTTTATTTAGGCTTTTGTATAAAAAATAAATTATCCATCAATCAGCAAGTGGAGAGTTCCCTAAAAAATCAAAAAATATCCTATGAAGGGTATATTACAACACCCACAGCACTTAATAATTTATTATGGTACTGTGTAGCCAAGAGCGACTCCGGCTATTACATTGGCTATCGATCGATCCTTGATCACTCAGCAGGTATTCATTTTACTTATTTCGATCGCAAGCAGTGGTTGCTAAATGGCCTTTTACAAAATTCTGAGGTGAAGAATTTATTACAATTTTCAAATGGATACTATACCGCAGAGAAATTAAGTGATGGCTTGATCTTTAATGATCTGAGGTTTGGCCGAATTGGAGGCTGGGAAAAAACATCCACCCGCTTCACGTTTCATTATTATTTAGAAAAGCCAACTGAAAATCTGTTGGTTGTGCAACGTGGACGGTTTGCTGAATGGAATTGGGTATCACTAAAGTCGTTGGTCAAACGAATGGGGGGTGATTAA